A DNA window from Vigna unguiculata cultivar IT97K-499-35 chromosome 10, ASM411807v1, whole genome shotgun sequence contains the following coding sequences:
- the LOC114165064 gene encoding protein NRT1/ PTR FAMILY 2.13-like, translated as MENKPGWRAISYILGNQIVERIATLGMMGNFMVFLLQFFNLGQVAAANLLGAWTGVSNLIPIIGACVADAYLGKFKTIAISSFGTLLGMVVLTLTAWVPQLHPPSCTSTEHCVPPTSSQLGFLILGLAWLALGTGGIGPCTIPFAIDQFDTTSSEGKKGVNRFFNWYYISQTIVTLISLTAIVYLENKSWVLAFGILSLLMSFSIIIFFVGASVYVYIPPEGTIFSGIAQVFVAAYKKHHLKIPVIEDEGLYYDPPVDAKTLLKMPLTKQLRCLNKAALIGDNEVNARGSVKNPWRLCSIQQVEEVKCLIKMLPIWASGILCLIPIVQQGTFPVSQALKMDRHLGAHFKLPAATYNAVSLITIGIFLPCFDIFIQPALAKVTKNEEGLTSLQKIVIGGICSVLTMLCAGLVEWRRRGVAISHGAPDGVAPMNAMWLAPQFVFLGLCEIFTLIGHFQFYSTESPEKMKSIGNSLQYLVMAFSIYVGTLMVNVVNQVTRKRGGIGWLNNDINAGRLDYYYFLVAGFAAMNLVYILLCVKRYHYKVVIVKAEVKDRP; from the exons ATGGAAAACAAGCCAGGATGGAGGGCAATTTCTTACATCTTAG GAAATCAAATAGTTGAGAGGATTGCAACATTAGGAATGATGGGAAATTTCATGGTGTTTTTGTTGCAATTCTTCAACTTGGGTCAGGTTGCTGCAGCAAATCTTCTTGGCGCATGGACAGGAGTTAGCAATTTAATACCAATTATTGGTGCCTGTGTTGCTGATGCTTATCTAGGGAAATTCAAAACCATTGCTATTTCATCATTTGGAACACTATTG GGAATGGTGGTACTAACATTAACAGCGTGGGTGCCACAACTTCATCCTCCAAGTTGCACTTCAACTGAGCACTGTGTTCCTCCGACGAGTTCACAACTTGGGTTCTTGATTTTAGGCCTTGCTTGGTTGGCTCTGGGCACAGGAGGGATTGGACCATGCACTATTCCCTTTGCCATTGATCAGTTTGACACAACTTCCTCCGAGGGAAAGAAAGGAGTGAACAGATTCTTTAATTGGTACTACATTTCACAGACAATTGTCACGTTGATCAGTCTCACTGCAATAGTTTACCTCGAGAACAAAAGCTGGGTCTTGGCTTTTGGAATACTCAGTCTTCTAATGTCATTttcaattatcatattttttgttggaGCTAGCGTTTATGTTTATATACCACCAGAGGGGACCATATTTTCTGGTATTGCTCAGGTGTTTGTTGCAGCTTACAAGAAACATCACCTAAAAATTCCAGTAATAGAAGATGAGGGTCTTTACTATGATCCCCCGGTGGATGCaaaaacactactaaaaatgCCCTTAACGAAACAACTCAG GTGTTTAAACAAAGCTGCCCTGATAGGAGACAATGAAGTTAACGCAAGAGGTAGTGTCAAGAATCCATGGAGACTTTGCAGCATTCAGCAAGTGGAAGAAGTaaaatgtttgataaaaatgCTTCCAATTTGGGCTTCTGGTATTCTTTGCTTGATTCCTATAGTACAACAAGGCACCTTCCCAGTATCGCAGGCATTGAAAATGGACCGTCACCTTGGAGCACACTTCAAACTTCCTGCAGCAACGTATAACGCGGTATCCTTAATCACAATTGGCATATTCCTCCCATGCTTTGACATCTTTATCCAACCAGCATTAGCAAAAGTGACAAAAAACGAGGAGGGTCTCACGAGCCTTCAGAAGATAGTGATCGGTGGTATATGCTCGGTTCTCACAATGCTGTGTGCTGGCTTGGTGGAGTGGCGAAGAAGGGGTGTGGCAATCTCACATGGTGCACCTGATGGGGTGGCCCCCATGAATGCAATGTGGTTAGCACCACAATTTGTGTTCTTGGGATTGTGTGAGATATTTACCCTTATTGGACACTTTCAGTTCTACAGCACTGAATCACCAGAGAAAATGAAAAGCATAGGAAATTCGTTGCAGTATCTTGTGATGGCATTTTCAATTTACGTTGGCACGTTGATGGTGAATGTGGTGAACCAAGTAACTCGAAAGCGTGGTGGAATCGGTTGGCTCAACAATGACATCAACGCTGGCAGATTGGACTACTATTACTTCCTCGTAGCAGGATTTGCTGCAATGAATCTTGTCTACATCTTGCTCTGTGTTAAACGCTACCATTACAAGGTGGTCATTGTCAAAGCAGAAGTTAAAGACAGACCTTGA